The DNA sequence TCGACCTGCGACGATTCTGTTCCTTCGACCATTACTCTTACAAAGGGTTCGGTCCCAGAAGGTCTTAGAACAACACGCAAATCCTCTCTTTTCTTGAGCTCTTCAAGCCTATCTTTGAGCTTTCTGTCTTCCATTACACCCTTTTTGTCCGAGACGGGGACATTCTTCAACAACTGTGGATATACGGGAAAAGAGTTCACGAATTGTTCAAGAGTCTCCCCAAGCTCTTC is a window from the Mesotoga infera genome containing:
- a CDS encoding phosphoglucosamine mutase gives rise to the protein EELGETLEQFVNSFPVYPQLLKNVPVSDKKGVMEDRKLKDRLEELKKREDLRVVLRPSGTEPFVRVMVEGTESSQVESICQELVELVEECSNG